From the Aquitalea magnusonii genome, one window contains:
- the cmk gene encoding (d)CMP kinase: MSVPVITIDGPSASGKGTVAAIVAQRLGFHYLDSGSLYRLLALHARRQGVAWHDEPALAELAGSLPAAFVQGAVLLDGNDVSMEIRAEEIGIGASKVAALPAVRAALLQRQRAFGVAPGLVTDGRDMGSVVFPQAAVKIFLTASADERASRRYKQLIGKGESANLPQIKQDIIDRDSRDAARAVAPLRQEPDAFLLDTTELTIDQAVDTVLRRFGQYQASGI; this comes from the coding sequence ATGTCTGTCCCTGTCATTACCATTGATGGTCCCTCTGCTTCCGGCAAGGGTACTGTCGCCGCCATTGTTGCCCAGCGTCTGGGTTTTCATTATCTCGATTCGGGCTCTCTGTATCGCCTGCTGGCCCTGCATGCGCGCAGACAGGGCGTGGCCTGGCACGATGAGCCGGCGCTGGCAGAACTGGCCGGTTCCTTGCCTGCTGCATTCGTGCAAGGGGCGGTGTTGCTGGATGGCAACGACGTCAGCATGGAGATCCGTGCCGAAGAAATCGGCATCGGTGCATCTAAAGTGGCAGCCTTGCCCGCCGTGCGTGCTGCGCTGTTGCAACGCCAGCGCGCTTTTGGGGTGGCACCGGGCCTGGTAACGGATGGCCGTGACATGGGTTCGGTGGTGTTTCCGCAAGCCGCCGTAAAGATTTTTCTGACCGCCAGTGCCGATGAGCGTGCATCTCGCCGCTATAAGCAGTTGATCGGCAAGGGAGAATCTGCTAACCTCCCGCAGATTAAGCAGGACATTATCGATCGGGACAGCCGCGATGCGGCCCGGGCGGTAGCGCCGCTGCGCCAAGAGCCGGACGCCTTTCTGCTCGACACCACGGAGCTGACCATCGACCAAGCGGTTGATACGGTTCTCCGCCGCTTCGGGCAGTACCAGGCCTCCGGCATATGA
- the aroA gene encoding 3-phosphoshikimate 1-carboxyvinyltransferase, translating to MEQLRLTPTPHLAGTIKLPGSKSISNRTLLLAALSSGSTLVRDLLDSDDIRHMLAALGLLGVQVEQIGNSRDFRVQGVGGEFPVKSADLFLGNAGTAFRPLTAALALMQGHYQLSGVARMHERPIGDLVDALRIAGADISYQGNPGYPPLAIGPAKLRAGEVIPVKGNVSSQFLTALLMALPLTGDTATIEVVGELISKPYIEITLNLMSRFGVRVERQGWQRFVIPGGQHYISPGEVHVEGDASSASYFLAAGALAGGPVRVEGVGNNSIQGDVKFADTLRQMGVSITMGDNWIEAAAQGKLKAIDVDLNHIPDAAMTIAVAALAADGTTTLRNIESWRVKETDRLSAMATELRKLGATVEEGQDYIRITPPAQLLADAEIDTYDDHRMAMCFSLVSLLGVPVIINDPKCVAKTFPDYFEVLATLTA from the coding sequence ATGGAACAGCTCCGCCTTACTCCGACTCCGCACCTTGCCGGCACCATCAAGCTGCCCGGCTCAAAAAGCATTTCCAACCGCACCCTGTTGCTGGCCGCACTGTCCAGCGGCAGCACATTGGTGCGTGACCTGCTGGATTCGGATGATATCCGTCACATGCTGGCTGCTTTAGGCCTGCTGGGCGTGCAGGTGGAACAGATCGGCAACAGTCGCGACTTCCGCGTGCAAGGCGTGGGCGGCGAGTTCCCGGTAAAAAGCGCCGACCTGTTCCTGGGCAATGCCGGTACCGCCTTTCGTCCGCTGACCGCTGCACTGGCACTGATGCAGGGCCACTACCAATTGTCCGGTGTGGCACGCATGCATGAACGTCCGATTGGCGATCTGGTGGATGCACTGCGCATTGCCGGTGCTGATATCAGCTACCAGGGCAATCCCGGCTATCCGCCGCTGGCCATCGGTCCGGCCAAGCTGCGCGCCGGAGAAGTGATTCCGGTGAAAGGCAATGTTTCCAGCCAGTTTCTGACTGCCTTGCTGATGGCGCTGCCGCTGACCGGCGACACCGCCACCATCGAGGTGGTGGGCGAGCTGATCTCCAAGCCCTATATCGAAATCACGCTCAACCTGATGTCGCGTTTTGGCGTACGCGTCGAACGCCAGGGCTGGCAGCGCTTCGTCATCCCCGGCGGCCAGCACTATATCTCTCCGGGTGAGGTACATGTCGAGGGCGATGCCTCCAGCGCATCTTACTTCCTGGCTGCAGGCGCACTGGCCGGAGGCCCGGTCCGGGTGGAAGGCGTGGGCAACAACAGCATTCAGGGTGATGTGAAATTTGCCGACACCCTGCGCCAGATGGGGGTATCCATCACCATGGGCGACAATTGGATCGAAGCGGCAGCACAGGGCAAGCTCAAGGCCATCGATGTGGATCTCAACCACATCCCCGACGCGGCCATGACCATTGCCGTGGCCGCGCTGGCGGCCGATGGCACCACCACCTTGCGCAATATCGAAAGCTGGCGCGTGAAGGAAACCGACCGCCTGTCGGCCATGGCCACCGAATTGCGCAAGCTGGGTGCCACCGTGGAAGAAGGCCAGGACTACATCCGCATCACGCCGCCAGCACAACTGCTTGCCGATGCCGAGATTGACACTTACGACGATCACCGCATGGCCATGTGCTTCTCGCTGGTTTCCCTGCTGGGGGTGCCGGTCATCATCAACGACCCCAAATGCGTGGCCAAAACCTTCCCGGACTATTTCGAGGTACTGGCCACCCTGACGGCCTGA
- a CDS encoding nucleoside triphosphate pyrophosphohydrolase family protein has product MTNLYHLRRDFMQRFDLPTPTHPGLYPDTLPMWENMLHEEMAEFLHALQEFRQLDGCSADEQQRRMAELTAEGVDVLNVLTGLLLSQGMPLEAMTEAIHQANLRKQIDGKVVRRADGKILKPEGWQPADKLGVIRRSTLLRLHNSQPD; this is encoded by the coding sequence ATGACAAACCTCTACCATTTGCGGCGTGATTTCATGCAGCGCTTTGACCTGCCCACCCCCACCCATCCGGGGCTCTACCCGGACACCCTGCCGATGTGGGAAAACATGCTGCATGAAGAGATGGCCGAGTTCCTGCACGCGCTGCAGGAGTTCAGACAACTGGATGGCTGCAGTGCGGATGAACAGCAGCGCCGCATGGCCGAGCTGACCGCAGAAGGGGTAGACGTGCTGAACGTCCTGACCGGGCTGTTACTATCGCAAGGCATGCCACTGGAAGCCATGACCGAGGCCATTCATCAGGCCAATCTGCGCAAGCAGATTGATGGCAAGGTGGTGCGCCGCGCCGATGGCAAGATCCTGAAACCAGAGGGCTGGCAGCCTGCCGACAAGCTGGGCGTGATCCGTCGCAGCACTTTGTTGCGCCTGCACAATAGTCAGCCTGATTAA
- a CDS encoding cytochrome b produces the protein MLKNSQHSYGQLARAFHWLSALAVIAALAFIEFKDIAPKGSPLRDLLKSGHFQAGIIVLLLFLPRLLWRLANRVPDITPAPKPTAMLLAHAAHWLLYALMLALPLLGIAIVQGNGKDVVFLGSTLPVFFSLGKETAHNLKEIHEALGNLLLWLAIFHAAAAVWHHRFVKDDTLTRLTGPLRP, from the coding sequence ATGCTGAAAAACTCGCAACACAGTTACGGACAACTGGCCCGTGCCTTTCACTGGCTGAGCGCACTGGCAGTGATTGCCGCGCTGGCCTTCATCGAATTCAAGGATATTGCCCCCAAGGGCAGCCCCTTGCGTGACTTGCTGAAATCCGGCCACTTCCAGGCCGGCATCATTGTGCTGCTGCTGTTTTTACCGCGCCTGCTGTGGCGGCTGGCCAACCGGGTGCCGGACATCACGCCAGCCCCCAAACCGACAGCCATGCTGCTGGCCCATGCCGCACACTGGCTGTTGTACGCGCTGATGCTGGCCCTGCCGCTACTGGGCATCGCCATCGTGCAGGGCAATGGCAAAGACGTGGTGTTTCTGGGCAGCACGCTGCCGGTATTCTTCTCGCTGGGCAAGGAGACCGCGCACAACCTGAAAGAAATTCACGAAGCGCTGGGTAATCTCTTGCTATGGCTGGCCATCTTCCATGCCGCGGCAGCCGTCTGGCACCACCGCTTTGTCAAGGACGACACCCTCACCCGCCTGACTGGCCCCTTGCGTCCCTGA
- a CDS encoding MFS transporter produces MPDYPVLLQSHPECRPWQVRLFGLTLGLVTGADFVAVNMMGVAGAAIQGGVAAAPQEYLWALTSFAVGAVLVNLLLGRFATLISYRRYTEWSLLLFMIGSVAAALSDGIVSLALARLLQGLGGGGLFTASRILLQLVAQPKERKPLMYGFLLGLFSLSGISPWLSALLVEDWGWQAIFWLQAAFVPILLLLVQLSYPRHAGVPTRQQVGQLDWLAVVALGLGALLVLHTLEDLRFLRFSARPGMWLLLSAGLIMLLLAGWRLHVHPDPWLRLHAVLRRRYLMGLAFYALYYLCNGIWSYLLSALLQRGLGFDFVTTGSVITLGSMVTVVMALVYLYASRWLTRRHHMLAIGFAMLTLCCLWLAHASMPGAALASVLPAILLHGLVPVLSVLQIAAMTYAEVQVEDFAHAYQLKNILRELAAALGTGLATLQLQAGEAEARLALLGRLDGVTLRQNGILPDMANLAAWSARVSQQAVLIACDHAFLALGLLSGLAMLFALLQRDLR; encoded by the coding sequence ATGCCTGATTACCCTGTCTTGCTGCAGTCTCACCCCGAATGCCGTCCATGGCAGGTACGTCTGTTCGGTCTGACGCTGGGCCTGGTGACCGGGGCTGACTTTGTCGCCGTCAATATGATGGGGGTGGCCGGTGCAGCCATTCAGGGGGGAGTGGCTGCCGCGCCGCAGGAGTATTTGTGGGCGCTGACCAGCTTTGCCGTGGGCGCGGTACTGGTAAATCTGCTGCTGGGGCGCTTTGCCACCCTGATCAGTTATCGGCGCTACACCGAGTGGTCCTTATTGTTGTTCATGATTGGCAGCGTGGCCGCCGCCCTGTCGGATGGTATTGTCAGCCTGGCGCTGGCGCGTTTGTTGCAAGGCCTGGGCGGCGGCGGTTTGTTTACCGCCTCGCGCATCCTGCTGCAGTTGGTGGCGCAGCCAAAAGAGCGCAAGCCCTTGATGTATGGCTTTTTGCTGGGCCTGTTTTCCCTGTCCGGCATCTCGCCGTGGTTGTCAGCCCTGCTTGTGGAAGACTGGGGCTGGCAGGCCATCTTCTGGCTGCAAGCAGCCTTTGTGCCGATTTTGCTGTTGCTGGTGCAACTGAGTTATCCGCGCCATGCCGGCGTGCCTACACGGCAGCAGGTTGGCCAACTGGATTGGCTGGCCGTGGTGGCATTGGGGCTGGGGGCCTTGCTGGTGTTGCATACGCTGGAGGATCTGCGCTTTCTGCGTTTTTCCGCCCGCCCCGGCATGTGGTTGTTGTTGTCGGCTGGGCTAATCATGCTGCTGCTGGCCGGGTGGCGGCTGCATGTCCACCCCGATCCCTGGCTGCGGCTGCATGCGGTATTGCGTCGTCGCTACCTGATGGGGCTGGCTTTTTATGCACTGTATTATCTGTGCAATGGCATCTGGTCCTATCTGCTGTCGGCCCTGTTGCAGCGCGGACTGGGCTTTGATTTTGTCACCACCGGCAGCGTCATCACATTAGGCAGCATGGTGACGGTGGTGATGGCGCTGGTTTATCTGTATGCCAGCCGCTGGCTGACCCGTCGGCACCATATGCTGGCCATCGGCTTTGCCATGTTGACGCTGTGTTGTCTGTGGCTTGCGCATGCGTCCATGCCGGGTGCTGCGCTGGCCAGTGTGTTGCCCGCCATCCTGCTGCACGGGCTGGTGCCGGTATTGTCGGTATTACAGATTGCCGCCATGACTTATGCCGAGGTGCAGGTGGAGGATTTCGCCCATGCCTATCAGCTGAAAAACATTCTGCGTGAACTGGCGGCGGCGCTGGGAACCGGGCTGGCTACCTTGCAGTTGCAGGCAGGGGAGGCTGAGGCACGACTGGCGCTGTTGGGTAGGCTGGATGGGGTGACGCTGCGTCAGAACGGGATCTTGCCTGATATGGCCAACCTGGCGGCCTGGTCGGCACGGGTATCGCAGCAGGCGGTATTGATCGCCTGTGATCATGCTTTTCTGGCCTTGGGTCTGCTTTCTGGCCTGGCCATGCTGTTTGCCCTGCTGCAGCGCGATCTGCGCTGA
- a CDS encoding LysR family transcriptional regulator: protein MSRTNDWNDWYLFSCVAQLGSFSRTAERLQLPKSTVSTALARLEQKLGLRLLERSTRRLRLTEAGFQLLADVGPLFARLEDVADHLQGHAEAPLSGTLRIASPYEFASLHLSPVLCDIMQAHPALHIEVDVVSSLIDPLSSGYDLSFVMTSQALPDSSQLGKRLYTLQQGLFAAPALLARHGQPQHPSALADWPLLGAASALPWVFQHTDGQHFQLQQPLLLQTANAGLRLQAAIAGRGACLVSGNFAAAAVANGQLVQLLPAWTLPPLKTYALIPNRSLLPTKTRLLLEGLEQRFATLEQR from the coding sequence ATGTCACGCACAAATGACTGGAATGACTGGTATCTGTTTAGCTGCGTGGCGCAGCTGGGCAGTTTCAGTCGTACGGCAGAACGGCTGCAACTGCCTAAATCGACAGTTAGCACCGCGCTCGCCCGGCTGGAACAAAAACTGGGGCTGCGGCTGCTGGAGCGCAGCACGCGCCGCCTGCGGCTGACCGAAGCCGGCTTTCAACTGCTGGCCGATGTTGGTCCGCTGTTTGCCCGGCTGGAAGACGTTGCCGACCATCTGCAAGGACATGCCGAAGCACCGCTAAGCGGCACATTGCGCATTGCATCTCCCTATGAATTTGCCAGCCTGCACCTGAGCCCGGTGCTATGCGACATCATGCAGGCCCACCCGGCACTGCATATCGAAGTGGATGTAGTCAGCAGCCTGATCGACCCGCTCAGCAGCGGCTACGACCTTAGCTTCGTCATGACCAGCCAAGCACTGCCGGACTCCAGCCAGCTTGGCAAGCGCCTGTATACCTTGCAGCAAGGACTGTTTGCCGCACCTGCGCTGCTGGCACGGCATGGCCAGCCACAACATCCGTCAGCACTGGCAGACTGGCCGCTGCTTGGCGCAGCCAGCGCACTGCCCTGGGTGTTCCAGCACACCGATGGCCAGCACTTCCAGTTGCAACAGCCGCTGCTGCTGCAAACCGCCAATGCAGGCCTGCGCTTACAGGCGGCCATTGCCGGACGCGGGGCCTGCCTGGTGTCCGGCAATTTTGCCGCAGCCGCCGTGGCTAACGGTCAACTGGTACAGCTACTGCCGGCGTGGACACTCCCTCCCCTGAAAACCTATGCACTGATCCCCAACCGCAGCCTGCTGCCCACCAAGACCAGACTGCTGCTGGAGGGACTGGAACAGCGCTTTGCCACGCTGGAGCAGCGCTGA
- a CDS encoding LacI family DNA-binding transcriptional regulator, which produces MQDHDNLTENDCNMTVRIKDVARAAGVSVATVSRALGDGPVSDELRKKVEAAVAATGYLPNLSARRLRSQHSHTIGLIVSDIRNPFFTAVSRAVEDAAYAVGMRVILCNTDENPQKEAMYLRLMQEERVTGVIFAPTRATAQKLDPQQLGFPVVLIDRAAPPGQADAVVLDNAEAASQLVEHLLQQGYRRIGGLFGNTSTTGAERHAGVVAAMQKQGLQAEARFIAPTPEAAEQAMRDWLREASPPQALIASNGLVLLGMLRGARAAGVAIPDQLALAGFDNDNWTELAGPGLTVIEQPVYDIGRTAMKMLLERLEDPARSARKVVLSGRLIARGSTAGTLAA; this is translated from the coding sequence ATGCAGGATCACGACAACCTGACTGAAAACGATTGCAATATGACGGTACGCATCAAGGATGTTGCCCGGGCTGCCGGTGTATCGGTAGCCACGGTGTCGCGGGCGCTGGGCGATGGCCCGGTCAGCGACGAGCTGCGCAAGAAAGTAGAGGCCGCCGTGGCCGCCACCGGCTATCTGCCCAATCTGTCGGCGCGCCGGCTACGCTCCCAGCATAGTCATACCATCGGCCTGATCGTGTCCGATATTCGCAATCCCTTCTTTACCGCGGTCAGCCGTGCGGTGGAGGATGCCGCCTACGCGGTGGGCATGCGCGTCATCCTGTGCAATACCGACGAAAATCCACAAAAAGAAGCCATGTACCTGCGGCTGATGCAGGAGGAACGTGTCACCGGGGTGATCTTTGCCCCCACCCGTGCCACCGCGCAGAAGCTGGACCCGCAGCAACTGGGTTTCCCGGTGGTGCTGATTGATCGCGCCGCGCCGCCGGGCCAGGCCGATGCCGTGGTGCTGGATAATGCCGAGGCGGCCAGTCAGTTGGTGGAACATTTGCTGCAACAGGGCTATCGCCGCATTGGCGGGTTGTTTGGCAACACCAGTACTACCGGGGCCGAACGCCATGCCGGCGTGGTGGCTGCCATGCAGAAACAGGGACTGCAGGCCGAGGCGCGCTTTATTGCACCGACTCCCGAGGCGGCAGAGCAGGCGATGCGTGACTGGCTGCGCGAAGCTTCGCCGCCGCAGGCACTGATTGCCAGTAATGGCCTGGTGCTGCTGGGCATGTTGCGCGGCGCGCGTGCGGCAGGGGTGGCTATTCCGGATCAGCTGGCACTGGCGGGGTTTGACAATGACAACTGGACCGAGCTGGCCGGCCCCGGCCTGACGGTGATCGAACAGCCGGTGTACGACATTGGCCGCACCGCCATGAAGATGTTGCTGGAGCGACTGGAAGACCCGGCGCGCAGCGCGCGCAAGGTGGTGCTCAGTGGCCGTCTCATCGCGCGCGGTTCTACTGCGGGCACGCTGGCGGCCTGA
- the ptsP gene encoding phosphoenolpyruvate--protein phosphotransferase: MSHDLIHPELICLATAPASKEEAIRQAGQLLANAGCIDAAYIDSLLAREAVANTFLGHGVSIPHGMVEDRHLIKRTGIAILQIPQGLEWNPGQTTHLLFAIAAQSDEHIQLLRRLTRLLQDEPRLQQLFATSNPQDLIAALSDSAATQAAPAEPAGDLAEKFEWMVDYPNGLHARPATAWVETARQYAAQVQVRHGHHVADGKNMISLLQLGLQRGDRLVVSAEGSDAAALLQALQGVMTRLTAQEQTDAALAAQKAQAQRSENNWQPPGHPLEVAGISASPGLAIGQVHVLTHGLPAIPDHPLALAEAGDKLHAALADTRAELAKLAEDTAQRLGNAEAAIFKAQAELLSDTDLITLSCQLMVEGHGVAWSWHQAVERLADRLAALGNQLLAARAADLRDVGRRVLGKIDPSLQATTLSDLPDNCILLASDLSPSDTAGLDTNKVIGLATAQGGPTSHTAILARTLGLPALVAGGPGLLGVANGTAAILDGQAGRLYLNPGEADLKSARDWMAQQQLRKEREEAERSLPAQTRDGHSVEVAANVNRPDQVAAAIAAGAEGVGLMRTEFLFLERDDSPDEEEQFATYQAMLQALEGRPLIVRTLDIGGDKQVPYLNLPHEENPFLGMRGARLLLRRRDLLEPQLRALYRAARGGQPLSIMFPMITSLKEITRLKGLCEGIRRELNAPVVPIGIMVEVPAAATLADKLAEHVDFFSIGTNDLTQYALAIDRQHPELAAEADSLHPAVLRLIHQTVQGAAQHGRWVGVCGGIAGDPFGAALLTGLGVNELSMSPRDIASVKARLRGSDFAKLAELAQQALDCDSAEEVRALQSLLS, encoded by the coding sequence ATGTCGCACGATCTGATCCATCCGGAACTGATTTGCCTTGCCACCGCCCCGGCCAGCAAGGAAGAAGCCATCCGCCAGGCCGGCCAGTTGCTGGCCAATGCCGGCTGCATTGATGCCGCCTATATCGACAGCCTGCTGGCACGCGAAGCCGTGGCCAATACCTTTCTGGGCCATGGCGTCTCCATTCCGCACGGCATGGTGGAAGACCGCCACCTGATCAAGCGCACCGGCATTGCCATCCTGCAGATTCCGCAGGGTCTGGAATGGAATCCTGGCCAGACCACCCATTTGCTGTTTGCCATTGCCGCCCAGTCGGACGAACACATCCAGTTGCTGCGTCGGCTCACCCGCTTGCTGCAAGACGAGCCCCGCCTGCAGCAATTGTTTGCCACCAGCAATCCGCAAGACCTGATTGCCGCCCTGTCCGACAGCGCAGCCACCCAGGCAGCGCCTGCGGAACCGGCGGGTGATCTGGCAGAAAAATTTGAATGGATGGTGGACTACCCCAATGGCCTGCATGCCCGCCCGGCCACCGCCTGGGTGGAAACCGCGCGCCAATACGCGGCGCAAGTACAAGTGCGTCACGGCCACCATGTGGCCGATGGCAAAAACATGATTTCCCTGCTGCAACTGGGCCTGCAACGCGGCGACCGCCTGGTGGTGTCCGCCGAAGGCAGCGATGCCGCCGCCCTGCTGCAAGCCCTGCAAGGGGTGATGACCCGCCTGACCGCGCAGGAACAGACCGACGCCGCACTGGCCGCGCAAAAAGCCCAGGCCCAGCGTAGCGAAAACAACTGGCAGCCGCCGGGCCACCCGCTGGAAGTGGCCGGCATCAGCGCCAGCCCCGGCCTGGCCATCGGTCAGGTGCATGTGCTGACCCACGGCCTGCCCGCCATTCCCGACCACCCGCTGGCCCTGGCCGAAGCCGGTGACAAACTGCATGCCGCGCTGGCAGATACCCGCGCCGAACTGGCCAAACTGGCCGAAGACACCGCCCAGCGCCTGGGCAATGCCGAAGCCGCCATTTTCAAGGCCCAGGCCGAACTGCTGAGCGATACCGACCTGATCACCCTGTCCTGCCAGCTGATGGTGGAAGGCCACGGCGTGGCCTGGTCCTGGCATCAGGCCGTGGAGCGCCTGGCCGACCGTCTGGCCGCGCTGGGCAACCAGCTGCTGGCCGCCCGTGCCGCCGACCTGCGCGACGTGGGCCGCCGCGTGCTGGGCAAGATCGACCCCAGCCTGCAAGCCACCACCCTGTCCGACCTGCCGGACAACTGCATTCTGCTGGCCAGCGATTTGTCGCCGTCTGACACCGCGGGGCTGGATACCAACAAGGTGATTGGCCTGGCCACCGCCCAGGGTGGCCCGACTTCCCATACCGCCATTCTGGCGCGCACCCTCGGCCTGCCGGCACTGGTAGCCGGCGGCCCCGGCCTGCTTGGTGTGGCCAATGGCACGGCGGCGATTCTGGATGGCCAGGCTGGCCGCCTCTACCTGAACCCAGGCGAAGCCGACCTGAAATCCGCCCGCGACTGGATGGCGCAACAGCAACTGCGCAAGGAGCGCGAGGAAGCCGAACGGAGCCTGCCGGCCCAGACCCGTGACGGCCACAGCGTGGAAGTGGCTGCCAACGTCAACCGCCCGGACCAGGTGGCCGCCGCCATTGCCGCCGGTGCCGAAGGCGTGGGCCTGATGCGTACCGAATTCCTGTTCCTGGAACGTGACGACAGTCCGGACGAAGAAGAACAGTTCGCCACCTACCAGGCCATGCTGCAGGCACTGGAAGGCCGCCCGCTGATCGTGCGCACGCTGGATATCGGCGGCGACAAGCAAGTGCCCTACCTCAACCTGCCGCACGAGGAAAACCCCTTCCTCGGCATGCGTGGTGCCCGTCTGCTGCTGCGCCGCCGCGACCTGCTGGAACCGCAGTTGCGTGCGCTGTACCGCGCCGCCCGTGGTGGCCAGCCGCTGTCCATCATGTTCCCGATGATTACCTCGCTGAAGGAAATCACCCGCCTGAAGGGCCTGTGCGAAGGCATTCGCCGCGAGCTGAACGCCCCGGTGGTGCCGATCGGCATCATGGTGGAAGTACCCGCCGCCGCCACCCTGGCCGACAAGCTGGCCGAACATGTGGACTTCTTCTCCATCGGCACCAACGATCTCACCCAGTACGCGCTGGCCATCGACCGTCAGCACCCGGAACTGGCCGCCGAGGCCGACAGCCTGCACCCGGCAGTGCTGCGCCTGATCCACCAGACCGTGCAGGGTGCTGCCCAGCATGGCCGCTGGGTAGGCGTGTGCGGTGGCATTGCCGGCGACCCGTTCGGTGCTGCCCTGCTCACCGGCCTGGGCGTGAACGAACTGTCGATGAGCCCGCGTGACATCGCCAGCGTCAAGGCCCGCCTGCGTGGCAGCGACTTTGCCAAACTGGCCGAGCTGGCGCAGCAAGCGCTGGATTGCGACAGCGCCGAAGAAGTACGCGCCCTGCAGAGCCTGCTGTCATGA
- the pfkB gene encoding 1-phosphofructokinase, whose product MNGPLITITLNPAIDQTVCVQDFQPGSVNLALSSTSNAGGKGVNVASCLADWGLPVLATGLLGRNNSDAFEALFKDKGIADRFIRVPGDTRVNIKLSDQANASTTDINLPGLTVGEVQWERLLTLLAADVNPGSQIVLAGSLPQGLEPERLPVLIGKLRQWGAHVLLDSSGAALATALAAPRASLPDCIKPNRHELEQWAGRPLPTLQDVLACARQLQQAGVAEVVVSLGEEGALFVLDDGPALLARLPVQNPLSTVGAGDALVAGLSAARHQRLAGEDRARLAVAFATAKLARIGPHLPARSQVEQLARQVEVQHLS is encoded by the coding sequence ATGAACGGCCCGCTGATCACCATCACCCTGAACCCGGCCATCGACCAGACGGTGTGCGTGCAGGATTTTCAGCCCGGCAGCGTCAATCTGGCGCTGTCCAGCACCAGCAATGCCGGTGGCAAGGGTGTGAACGTGGCCAGTTGCCTGGCCGACTGGGGCTTGCCGGTGCTGGCCACCGGCCTGTTGGGACGCAATAACAGCGATGCATTTGAAGCACTGTTCAAGGACAAGGGCATTGCCGACCGCTTCATCCGCGTGCCGGGTGACACCCGCGTCAACATCAAGCTGTCCGATCAGGCCAATGCCAGCACCACCGACATCAACCTGCCGGGCCTGACCGTAGGCGAGGTGCAATGGGAACGCCTGCTGACCCTGCTGGCGGCAGACGTCAATCCGGGCAGCCAGATTGTGCTGGCCGGCAGCCTGCCGCAAGGACTGGAGCCGGAACGGCTGCCGGTGCTGATCGGCAAGCTGCGCCAATGGGGTGCCCATGTGCTGCTGGACAGCAGCGGTGCCGCGCTGGCTACCGCACTGGCCGCGCCACGCGCCAGCCTGCCCGACTGCATCAAGCCCAATCGACACGAACTGGAACAGTGGGCCGGACGCCCCCTGCCCACCCTGCAAGATGTGCTGGCCTGCGCCCGCCAGTTGCAACAGGCCGGTGTGGCCGAAGTGGTGGTGTCGCTGGGCGAAGAAGGCGCGCTGTTTGTGCTGGACGACGGCCCGGCCCTGCTGGCCCGCCTGCCGGTGCAGAACCCACTGAGCACCGTGGGTGCCGGTGATGCACTGGTGGCCGGCCTCAGCGCCGCGCGCCACCAGCGCCTGGCCGGTGAAGACCGCGCCCGGCTGGCCGTGGCCTTTGCCACCGCCAAGCTGGCCCGCATCGGCCCCCACCTGCCGGCACGCAGCCAGGTGGAACAACTGGCACGGCAAGTGGAAGTGCAGCACTTGTCCTAA